The following are encoded in a window of uncultured Pseudomonas sp. genomic DNA:
- the queF gene encoding NADPH-dependent 7-cyano-7-deazaguanine reductase QueF (Catalyzes the NADPH-dependent reduction of 7-cyano-7-deazaguanine (preQ0) to 7-aminomethyl-7-deazaguanine (preQ1) in queuosine biosynthesis), with translation MHPAAEDSPLGKSSEYIATYTPALLFPISRAAKWAELGLSAETLPYQGVDFWNCFELSWLLPSGKPVVAMGEFAFPADSPNIIESKSFKLYLNSLNQSVFNTAGELAAVLVQDLSAAAGKPVGVRVRSLAEVTAEGVVAAPGVCIDELDVSISNYERPQPELLRCDAAQVVEESLHSHLLKSNCPVTGQPDWGTLVVQYRGLALDHASLLAYLVSFRQHADFHEQCVERIFLDLQRLLKPEHLTVYARYVRRGGLDINPYRSSGPINPDNQRLVRQ, from the coding sequence ATGCATCCCGCCGCCGAAGATTCGCCACTGGGCAAATCCAGCGAATACATCGCTACCTACACTCCCGCTTTGTTGTTTCCCATCTCGCGTGCGGCGAAGTGGGCCGAACTGGGCCTGAGCGCGGAAACGCTGCCGTATCAAGGCGTGGACTTCTGGAACTGCTTTGAGCTGTCCTGGTTGTTGCCGTCGGGCAAGCCTGTGGTAGCGATGGGCGAGTTCGCCTTTCCCGCCGACTCGCCGAATATCATCGAGTCGAAGTCGTTCAAGCTGTACCTCAACTCGCTGAATCAGTCGGTATTCAACACGGCTGGCGAGTTGGCGGCGGTGCTGGTGCAGGACCTCTCGGCCGCTGCGGGCAAACCGGTCGGCGTGCGCGTGCGCAGCTTGGCCGAGGTGACCGCGGAAGGTGTGGTGGCCGCCCCCGGCGTGTGTATTGATGAGCTGGATGTGAGCATCAGTAACTACGAACGGCCGCAGCCCGAGTTGCTGCGTTGTGACGCGGCGCAGGTGGTCGAGGAAAGTCTGCACAGTCATCTGCTCAAGTCCAACTGCCCGGTCACCGGCCAGCCTGACTGGGGCACGCTGGTGGTGCAGTACCGTGGCTTGGCGCTGGATCACGCCAGCCTGCTGGCCTACCTGGTGAGCTTCCGTCAGCATGCGGATTTTCATGAGCAGTGCGTTGAGCGGATCTTTCTCGACCTGCAGCGCCTGCTCAAGCCCGAGCACTTGACGGTGTATGCGCGTTACGTGCGCCGCGGCGGGTTGGATATCAACCCTTACCGCAGCAGCGGGCCCATCAACCCGGACAATCAGCGCTTGGTGCGCCAATGA
- a CDS encoding LysR substrate-binding domain-containing protein has protein sequence MTSYPSIDSELLRTFVAIADHGGFTRAAEMVNRTQSAVSMQMKRLEEDVMQRPLFLRDGRQFSLTAEGQLLLSYARRILKLHAEVMNSMREPHMVGTVRIGTPDDYVMRFMQGILVRFAQSYPLVQVELHCEPSFQLLQRQDLDLTIVTREPGTEIGQLLRQEQLVWAQARNSNLHELETLPLAMFNSQCFCRSWACNGLDTLGRNFRIAYTSPSLSAIMAAVSAGLAITAQLQSLITPDLQIIGEAEGLPALPSASIVLLRNSNTQSQVTETLAEQIVEGFRL, from the coding sequence ATGACCAGCTACCCGAGCATCGATAGCGAGCTGCTGCGCACCTTTGTCGCCATTGCCGATCACGGCGGCTTTACTCGCGCCGCCGAAATGGTCAACCGCACTCAATCAGCCGTCAGCATGCAGATGAAACGCCTCGAAGAAGACGTGATGCAGCGCCCGTTATTTCTGCGCGATGGCCGCCAGTTCAGCCTGACCGCCGAGGGCCAGTTGTTGCTCAGCTACGCCAGACGCATTCTCAAGCTGCATGCTGAGGTGATGAACAGCATGCGTGAGCCACATATGGTCGGCACCGTGCGCATCGGCACGCCGGATGACTATGTGATGCGCTTTATGCAGGGCATTCTGGTGCGATTCGCCCAATCCTATCCACTGGTGCAGGTTGAACTGCACTGCGAACCCTCGTTCCAGCTGCTGCAACGCCAGGACCTCGACCTGACCATTGTCACCCGCGAGCCCGGCACTGAAATCGGCCAACTGTTGCGTCAGGAACAGCTGGTATGGGCTCAGGCCCGCAACAGCAACCTGCATGAGCTGGAAACCCTGCCCCTGGCAATGTTCAACTCGCAGTGTTTCTGCCGCTCCTGGGCCTGCAATGGCCTGGATACACTGGGGCGCAACTTCCGCATTGCCTACACCAGCCCCAGCCTGTCGGCGATCATGGCGGCGGTCAGCGCTGGCCTGGCGATTACCGCCCAACTGCAAAGCCTGATCACTCCCGACTTGCAGATCATCGGCGAAGCCGAGGGCTTACCAGCCCTGCCCTCTGCCAGCATCGTGCTGCTGCGTAACAGCAACACGCAAAGTCAGGTCACCGAAACCCTGGCCGAGCAGATAGTCGAAGGCTTCAGGCTTTAA
- the dusA gene encoding tRNA dihydrouridine(20/20a) synthase DusA, whose amino-acid sequence MHPSFPSRAPKHSKSLVTKLNKPVLNQKVINRKFSVAPMMDWTDRHCRFFLRQLSHHALLYTEMVTTGAILHGDTARFLRHNAAEYPLALQLGGSVPADLAACAKLAQEAGYNEVNLNVGCPSDRVQNNMIGACLMGHPQLVADCVKAMQDAVDIQVTVKHRIGINGRDSYAELCDFVGTVRDAGCRSFTVHARIAILEGLSPKENREVPPLRYEVAAQLKQDFPTLEIILNGGIKTLEDCQQHLQRFDGVMLGREAYHNPYLLAQVDPLLFGSTRPVMSRFEAMHSMRGYIAAHLADGGSMHHITRHMLGLGQGFNGARRFRQLLSVDIHKTNEPLALFDQAAQLLQGR is encoded by the coding sequence ATGCACCCATCATTCCCATCGCGCGCACCAAAACACAGCAAATCACTGGTCACTAAATTGAATAAACCTGTTTTAAATCAAAAAGTTATTAATAGAAAATTTAGTGTCGCACCGATGATGGACTGGACTGATCGTCATTGCCGCTTCTTCCTGCGCCAGCTTTCACATCACGCCCTGCTGTACACCGAGATGGTCACTACCGGTGCCATTCTGCATGGTGATACTGCGCGCTTTTTACGTCACAACGCCGCCGAATATCCGCTCGCACTGCAGCTTGGCGGCAGTGTGCCTGCTGATCTGGCGGCCTGTGCCAAGCTGGCACAAGAGGCGGGCTATAACGAGGTTAACCTGAACGTTGGCTGCCCCAGCGACCGGGTGCAGAACAACATGATCGGCGCTTGCCTGATGGGTCACCCGCAGCTGGTGGCGGATTGCGTGAAGGCCATGCAGGACGCCGTGGATATCCAGGTAACGGTGAAACACCGCATTGGCATTAATGGCCGCGACAGCTATGCCGAGCTGTGTGATTTTGTCGGTACGGTACGCGATGCAGGCTGCCGCAGTTTCACCGTGCATGCACGTATCGCCATTCTCGAAGGGCTATCACCCAAGGAAAACCGTGAGGTGCCGCCGCTGCGTTATGAGGTAGCCGCCCAGCTCAAGCAGGACTTCCCCACGCTTGAGATCATCCTCAACGGCGGGATAAAGACCCTGGAGGATTGCCAACAGCATCTGCAGCGCTTTGATGGTGTGATGCTCGGGCGCGAGGCGTATCACAACCCTTACCTGCTGGCTCAGGTTGATCCACTGCTGTTCGGCTCCACACGTCCCGTTATGAGCCGCTTTGAGGCTATGCACAGCATGCGCGGCTACATCGCGGCGCACCTCGCCGACGGTGGCAGCATGCACCACATCACCCGCCACATGCTCGGTTTGGGCCAAGGTTTCAATGGCGCACGGCGCTTTCGCCAGTTGCTCTCGGTCGACATACACAAAACCAACGAGCCGCTGGCGCTATTCGATCAAGCGGCGCAATTGCTGCAAGGTCGCTGA
- a CDS encoding DUF3291 domain-containing protein — MSIYQLAQLNIASMKEPLESPSMADFVANLQRINALAEASSGYVWRLQDEAGDATAFRPFGDDVLVNLSVWRDVQALSDYVYKSAHTEMLKRRQEWFSKVSAAHMVLWWVPTGHRPTVVEAAERLALLRDHGASAEAFSFRQAFAAPNGLVAQPV, encoded by the coding sequence ATGTCCATTTATCAACTCGCGCAGTTGAATATCGCCAGTATGAAGGAACCCTTGGAATCGCCGAGCATGGCCGACTTTGTCGCCAATCTGCAGCGCATCAATGCGCTAGCTGAGGCCTCGTCTGGTTATGTGTGGCGATTGCAGGACGAAGCGGGCGATGCCACAGCATTTCGCCCGTTTGGTGACGATGTGTTGGTGAATCTGTCCGTCTGGCGGGATGTGCAGGCGCTCAGCGATTACGTGTACAAGTCCGCACATACCGAGATGCTCAAGCGCCGCCAGGAGTGGTTCAGTAAAGTCAGTGCGGCGCATATGGTGTTGTGGTGGGTGCCGACGGGGCATCGTCCAACAGTGGTCGAAGCGGCTGAGCGTTTGGCTCTGCTGCGCGACCATGGTGCGAGCGCAGAAGCGTTCAGTTTTCGTCAGGCATTTGCCGCGCCCAATGGGCTCGTGGCTCAGCCTGTCTAA
- the rssB gene encoding two-component system response regulator RssB, producing MHTTSATLLIIDDDDVVRASLAAYLEDSGFHVLQAANGSQGLEVFHAESPDLVICDLRMPQVDGLELIRRINALHVETPVIVVSGAGVMSDAVEALRLGAADYLIKPLADLAVLEHSIHRALDRANLRLENQRYRNELETANRELQASLHLLQEDQNAGRQVQMNMLPVSPWHADGLDFAHQIIPSLYLSGDFVDYFRVDDNRIAFYLADVSGHGASSAFITVLLKFMTTRLLYESRRAGSLPHVKPSEVLGHINRGLIDCKLGKHVTMLGGVIDQASNRLTYSIGGHLPLPVLYSEGQAHYLEGRGLPVGLFVEAEYNDLELELPETFSLTLLSDGILDLLPGDTLKDKETLLPQLISSAGGTLDGLREAFGLANLGDMPDDIALLVLSRNLA from the coding sequence ATGCACACAACCAGTGCCACGCTGCTGATAATCGACGACGACGACGTAGTGCGTGCGAGCCTCGCCGCCTACTTGGAAGACAGTGGTTTTCATGTGCTCCAGGCCGCCAATGGCTCACAGGGGCTGGAAGTCTTTCATGCCGAGTCGCCGGATCTGGTGATCTGTGATCTGCGCATGCCGCAAGTCGACGGCCTTGAACTGATCCGCCGCATCAACGCCCTGCACGTGGAAACCCCGGTCATCGTGGTCTCCGGCGCGGGTGTTATGAGTGATGCCGTTGAGGCCTTGCGCCTAGGGGCTGCCGACTACCTGATCAAGCCTCTGGCGGATCTCGCGGTGCTTGAGCATTCAATTCACCGGGCGCTGGATCGTGCCAATTTGCGCCTGGAAAACCAGCGCTACCGTAACGAATTGGAAACGGCCAATCGCGAACTGCAAGCCAGCCTGCACCTGTTGCAGGAAGATCAGAACGCCGGTCGTCAGGTGCAGATGAACATGCTGCCGGTGTCGCCTTGGCATGCTGATGGCCTGGACTTTGCGCACCAGATCATTCCTTCCCTGTATTTGTCTGGCGATTTTGTCGACTATTTTCGTGTCGACGATAATCGTATCGCCTTCTACCTGGCGGATGTTTCCGGGCATGGCGCGTCTTCAGCGTTTATCACGGTATTGCTGAAGTTTATGACCACCCGCTTGCTTTACGAGTCGCGCCGCGCGGGCAGTCTGCCGCACGTCAAACCGTCCGAAGTACTCGGTCATATCAATCGCGGCCTGATCGACTGTAAGTTGGGCAAGCATGTGACCATGCTTGGCGGTGTGATTGATCAGGCCAGCAATCGCCTGACCTACAGCATTGGTGGGCATCTGCCATTGCCAGTGCTGTACAGCGAAGGCCAGGCCCACTATCTGGAAGGCCGCGGTTTGCCGGTCGGGTTGTTTGTCGAGGCTGAGTACAACGATTTGGAACTGGAGCTGCCCGAGACTTTCAGTTTGACACTGCTATCCGATGGCATCCTCGATCTGCTGCCGGGCGATACCTTGAAAGACAAGGAAACCCTGTTGCCGCAATTGATCAGTAGCGCAGGCGGCACCCTGGATGGCTTGCGCGAGGCTTTTGGGCTGGCCAATCTAGGGGATATGCCGGATGATATCGCCTTGCTGGTGTTAAGCAGGAACCTTGCATGA
- the tal gene encoding transaldolase, with amino-acid sequence MTSKLDQLKQFTTVVADTGDLDAIARLKPVDATTNPSLLLKAAAMPGYSELLKNAVSASQGDLGLACDHFGVAVGGEILKIIPGRISTEVDARLSFDTQATLRRAERLIGLYEEAGIGRERVLIKIASTWEGIRAAEQLEKAGIQCNLTLLFSFAQAQACADAGVFLISPFVGRIYDWYKKAEGRDFVGAEDPGVQSVTRIYNYYKANAYQTVVMGASFRNTGQIEQLAGCDRLTISPDLLQQLADVQQPLARVLSPGKTAEAKQNLNESQFRWAMNEDAMGTEKLAEGIRLFARDQEKLEKLLTRPA; translated from the coding sequence ATGACTTCCAAGCTGGATCAACTCAAGCAGTTCACCACAGTGGTCGCCGATACCGGTGACCTCGACGCCATCGCCCGGCTGAAGCCGGTCGATGCCACCACCAACCCTTCCCTGCTGCTCAAGGCCGCGGCAATGCCAGGCTACAGCGAGCTGCTGAAAAACGCGGTCAGCGCTAGCCAAGGTGACCTGGGCCTGGCCTGCGACCATTTTGGCGTTGCGGTGGGCGGCGAAATACTCAAGATCATTCCCGGGCGGATTTCCACCGAGGTGGATGCACGCCTGTCATTCGACACTCAGGCCACACTGCGCCGCGCCGAACGCCTGATTGGCCTGTATGAAGAGGCCGGCATCGGCCGCGAACGCGTGCTGATCAAGATCGCCTCGACCTGGGAAGGCATCCGCGCCGCCGAGCAGCTGGAAAAAGCCGGGATTCAGTGCAACCTGACGCTGCTGTTCAGCTTTGCCCAAGCCCAAGCTTGCGCGGATGCGGGGGTATTTCTGATTTCCCCCTTTGTTGGGCGTATTTACGATTGGTATAAAAAGGCCGAAGGCCGTGACTTTGTCGGTGCCGAAGACCCCGGCGTGCAGTCGGTCACGCGCATCTACAACTACTACAAGGCCAATGCCTACCAGACCGTGGTGATGGGCGCGAGCTTTCGCAATACCGGTCAAATTGAACAACTGGCCGGCTGCGACCGCCTGACCATCAGCCCGGATTTACTGCAGCAACTGGCCGATGTCCAGCAGCCGCTGGCACGTGTGCTCAGCCCTGGGAAGACCGCTGAAGCCAAGCAAAACCTCAATGAAAGCCAATTTCGCTGGGCCATGAACGAAGACGCCATGGGCACCGAAAAGCTGGCAGAGGGCATTCGCCTGTTCGCCCGCGACCAGGAGAAGCTGGAAAAACTGCTGACGCGTCCGGCTTGA
- a CDS encoding DUF4404 family protein — protein sequence MPASRLQQQLQELRDQLAQQPPLTEEESAELFVLTQEIELQLARQAAAAPDATLIDGVNLAVERFEVSHPTLAGTLRNIMQSLANMGI from the coding sequence ATGCCTGCAAGCCGCCTCCAGCAACAACTGCAAGAACTGCGTGACCAGCTGGCGCAGCAGCCGCCATTGACCGAAGAAGAAAGCGCCGAGCTATTTGTACTGACCCAGGAAATTGAGCTGCAACTGGCCCGTCAGGCTGCCGCTGCGCCCGATGCCACCCTGATTGATGGGGTCAACCTGGCAGTGGAGCGTTTTGAAGTCAGCCACCCAACCCTTGCTGGCACCCTGCGTAACATCATGCAAAGCCTGGCCAACATGGGCATCTAA
- a CDS encoding PilZ domain-containing protein, which yields MSQNDRDYSEKRDYIRMRLEAPVTLHHDGKAIPALCLDLSSTGMQLEAESALNMGDKVRVHIASEHNALRGLDAQAEVVRASPMDDGRQALGLAIISMN from the coding sequence ATGAGCCAAAATGATCGTGACTACAGTGAGAAACGCGATTACATCCGCATGCGGCTTGAGGCTCCTGTCACCTTGCACCATGACGGTAAGGCAATCCCTGCACTGTGCCTCGATCTGTCCAGCACCGGCATGCAGCTGGAAGCTGAAAGTGCCCTCAACATGGGCGATAAGGTTCGTGTGCATATTGCTTCAGAGCACAACGCACTGCGCGGGCTGGATGCACAAGCCGAGGTGGTGCGCGCCAGCCCGATGGACGATGGCCGTCAGGCACTGGGACTGGCGATTATTTCCATGAACTAA
- a CDS encoding amidase, whose translation MKPMSRRHFIAGSSALAAGIALQLRAPSAFASTSGIAFSEYRQHDAVALAELLRRGEVSASELLEVAIARTEQVNPSVNAVVLKHYELARELVKNNSLKGPFAGVPFLLKDLGVSMAGTVTTQGSRFYKDAVYKQDDPYVRKVREAGLVIFGKTHSPEFGNSPSTESTLHGKTHNPWNLEYSAGGSSGGAAAAVAAGMVPAAHASDGGGSIRMPASVCGLFGLKPSRGLVPIGSGESEVRGGLSAQHVISRSVRDSAALLDSLAWENPGREFVVQADQGNYLQQLQRTPGQLRIAVMYEPLLGGNLDEECRTAVQQAAQLCSQLGHVVEEVRPNVDLNAAGKAAGTMSVVSLAESVGVREMQLGRKVTEADLEPVAWQMLGFGRQVSAVDYRFAHQAMRQSGRDMAAFMQNYDLILSPTLPHLPPKLGAISMSMPSADFGVVAGRMSSLTTVFNITGQPAMSVPLHWSKSGLPVGVMFAGRFGEDRTLLRLAAQLEQAQPWFKRVAMV comes from the coding sequence ATGAAGCCAATGTCGCGTCGTCATTTCATCGCAGGTAGCAGTGCGCTGGCGGCTGGAATCGCTCTGCAGTTGCGTGCTCCGAGTGCATTTGCAAGCACCTCAGGAATCGCCTTTAGCGAATATCGCCAACATGATGCTGTGGCGCTGGCGGAGCTATTACGTCGCGGAGAAGTGTCCGCTTCTGAGCTGCTGGAAGTGGCGATTGCGCGAACGGAACAGGTCAATCCTAGCGTCAATGCTGTGGTGCTTAAACACTATGAGTTGGCGCGTGAGCTGGTAAAAAACAACAGCCTGAAAGGGCCTTTTGCCGGCGTGCCTTTTCTGCTCAAAGATTTGGGCGTCAGCATGGCGGGTACCGTGACCACACAAGGGTCGCGCTTTTACAAAGATGCAGTTTATAAACAAGACGATCCCTATGTGCGCAAGGTGCGTGAGGCCGGCTTGGTGATTTTTGGTAAGACCCATAGCCCCGAGTTCGGTAATAGCCCTAGCACCGAAAGCACCTTACATGGCAAAACCCATAACCCTTGGAACCTAGAGTACAGCGCCGGCGGTTCCTCAGGTGGGGCGGCGGCAGCGGTCGCTGCAGGTATGGTTCCGGCAGCGCACGCCAGTGATGGTGGTGGTTCGATTCGCATGCCAGCTTCAGTCTGTGGTTTGTTTGGACTCAAGCCTAGCCGTGGGTTGGTTCCGATCGGCTCGGGGGAGTCCGAAGTGCGTGGCGGTCTGTCTGCTCAGCACGTGATCAGTCGTAGCGTGCGCGACAGTGCAGCGCTGCTGGACTCATTGGCGTGGGAAAATCCGGGCCGCGAATTTGTTGTTCAAGCTGATCAAGGCAATTATCTGCAGCAATTGCAGCGTACGCCGGGACAGTTACGCATTGCCGTGATGTATGAGCCGCTGCTAGGTGGCAATTTAGATGAGGAGTGCCGTACGGCAGTGCAGCAGGCGGCTCAGTTGTGCAGCCAGTTAGGCCATGTGGTTGAAGAAGTGCGTCCGAATGTAGATTTGAACGCTGCGGGAAAAGCAGCTGGGACCATGAGTGTGGTCAGTTTGGCAGAGAGTGTTGGCGTACGTGAAATGCAGCTTGGGCGCAAAGTAACCGAGGCCGATCTGGAGCCGGTGGCTTGGCAAATGCTCGGTTTTGGACGCCAAGTGTCGGCCGTTGATTACCGTTTTGCGCACCAAGCAATGCGGCAGTCAGGCCGTGATATGGCAGCATTCATGCAGAACTACGACCTCATTTTGAGCCCTACTTTGCCGCATTTACCACCAAAGCTAGGCGCTATCAGTATGAGTATGCCGTCTGCAGATTTTGGGGTCGTGGCGGGGCGTATGTCGTCGCTGACAACGGTGTTCAATATCACCGGCCAGCCGGCGATGTCGGTGCCGCTGCACTGGAGCAAGTCTGGCTTGCCGGTAGGCGTGATGTTTGCTGGACGCTTTGGTGAGGATCGTACGTTGCTGCGACTGGCCGCCCAGTTGGAGCAGGCGCAGCCATGGTTCAAACGAGTGGCGATGGTTTGA
- the mobA gene encoding molybdenum cofactor guanylyltransferase MobA, with protein MSFSGLVLSGGRGSRMGGVDKGLVLWRGTPMAEQVCRQLRPLVCEVLVSCNRNQEQYSAFATHTLGDALSDYPGPLAGIVVGLRAMRGSHLLVLPCDLPAISSTLLEDLLALSRQHPDRPVVVRQGAHLQPLVCVLPRTLKEAVEMAWDQGERSPNRLWQALQAVELPCAEDDPQLINVNSAAVLAAALTP; from the coding sequence GTGAGCTTTTCCGGATTGGTACTCAGTGGTGGTCGGGGCAGCCGTATGGGCGGTGTCGACAAGGGCTTGGTGCTGTGGCGTGGCACGCCGATGGCTGAGCAGGTTTGTCGGCAGTTGAGGCCATTGGTGTGTGAAGTGTTGGTCTCCTGCAACCGTAATCAAGAACAGTACAGCGCCTTTGCCACGCACACTCTGGGTGATGCGCTGAGTGATTATCCCGGTCCCTTGGCCGGTATTGTCGTGGGGTTGCGCGCGATGCGTGGCTCGCACTTGCTGGTGCTGCCCTGTGACTTACCGGCTATCAGCAGCACATTGCTTGAAGATCTACTCGCGCTGTCTCGCCAGCATCCAGACCGGCCCGTTGTGGTGCGTCAGGGGGCGCATTTACAGCCGTTAGTGTGCGTTTTGCCGCGCACGCTCAAAGAGGCTGTCGAAATGGCCTGGGATCAGGGCGAGCGCAGCCCGAACCGGTTATGGCAAGCCTTGCAGGCTGTTGAGTTGCCCTGTGCCGAAGACGATCCGCAGCTGATCAATGTCAATTCAGCCGCAGTATTAGCAGCGGCATTGACGCCCTGA
- a CDS encoding VacJ family lipoprotein: MRVTGASWIKRLSLLVACTGVLSLPALAQASEDDPWQGYNRVMFRINDNVDKYTLKPLAKGYQAVTPQFLEDGVHNVFRNIGDVGNLANNLLQAEFHDAGVDGSRLIFNTTFGLLGFFDVGSAMGLQRNDEDFGQTMGAWGLSSGPYVVLPLLGPSTVRDAFGKVPDSMLVAPAFIDHVPTRNVVHGVQLVDLRASLLKAERMISGDKYIFIRNAYLQNREFKVRDGEVEDDF; this comes from the coding sequence ATGCGTGTGACTGGTGCAAGCTGGATTAAACGATTGAGCCTATTGGTTGCTTGTACCGGCGTGCTATCGCTGCCCGCACTGGCGCAAGCCAGTGAAGATGACCCTTGGCAGGGCTACAACCGCGTTATGTTCCGCATCAACGACAACGTTGATAAATATACCCTTAAGCCTCTGGCCAAAGGCTATCAGGCCGTGACCCCGCAGTTTCTTGAGGACGGCGTGCATAACGTCTTCCGCAACATTGGCGATGTCGGCAATCTGGCCAACAACCTGCTTCAAGCCGAATTTCATGATGCCGGGGTTGATGGCAGCCGCTTGATCTTCAATACCACCTTCGGTCTGCTGGGCTTCTTTGATGTCGGCAGCGCCATGGGCTTACAGCGCAACGATGAGGACTTCGGTCAGACCATGGGCGCGTGGGGGCTCAGCAGCGGCCCATACGTCGTGCTGCCTCTGTTGGGCCCGAGTACCGTGCGTGATGCCTTCGGTAAGGTGCCAGACAGCATGCTTGTCGCGCCTGCGTTCATCGACCATGTGCCGACGCGCAATGTGGTGCATGGGGTTCAGTTAGTCGATCTACGTGCCAGCCTGCTCAAGGCCGAGCGTATGATCAGCGGTGACAAGTACATCTTTATCCGCAATGCCTACCTGCAGAATCGTGAGTTCAAGGTGCGTGATGGCGAGGTTGAGGACGACTTCTGA
- the rssC gene encoding anti-sigma factor antagonist RssC gives MSPGRIQFAEQDGTFILKFVGEVRLTLCSALDATIEKIFTALNFSAIVIDLTETRSIDSTTLGLLAKLSILSRQKVGLLPTVVTTHADITRLLQSMGFDQVFNIVDTPLPCPECLDDLPSQDQSEELVRAKVLEAHRILMSLNESNREAFHDLVSALEHH, from the coding sequence ATAAGCCCCGGTAGAATTCAGTTTGCCGAACAAGATGGCACCTTCATCCTGAAGTTTGTCGGTGAGGTGCGCCTGACCCTGTGTTCGGCTCTGGATGCGACCATTGAGAAGATTTTTACGGCGCTGAATTTCTCAGCCATCGTGATTGATCTGACTGAAACCCGCAGTATCGATAGCACCACGCTTGGGCTGTTGGCCAAACTGTCGATTTTATCGCGGCAGAAGGTGGGGCTGTTGCCGACGGTGGTGACCACCCATGCCGACATCACCCGACTGTTGCAGTCGATGGGCTTCGATCAGGTATTCAATATCGTCGACACGCCGCTGCCATGCCCGGAGTGTCTGGATGATCTGCCGTCGCAGGACCAATCTGAAGAGTTGGTGCGTGCCAAGGTGCTCGAAGCGCACCGCATTCTGATGAGTTTGAACGAGTCTAACCGCGAAGCCTTCCACGATCTGGTCAGTGCCCTCGAACATCACTGA
- the pyrF gene encoding orotidine-5'-phosphate decarboxylase, which yields MSACQTPIIVALDFPTRDAALALADQLDPALCRVKVGKELFTRCGPEIVSVLAGKGFEVFLDLKFHDIPNTTAMAVKAAAEMGVWMVNVHCSGGLRMMAACRETLDKLAGAKPLLIGVTVLTSMEREDLAGVGLDIEPQAQVLRLAGLAAQAGLDGLVCSAQEAQALKVAHPALQLVTPGIRPAGSAQDDQRRILTPRQALDVGSDYLVIGRPISQAADPAQALAAVVADLA from the coding sequence ATGTCCGCTTGCCAGACCCCGATCATCGTTGCCCTGGATTTCCCGACCCGTGATGCCGCGCTGGCATTGGCTGATCAACTCGATCCTGCACTGTGCCGGGTCAAGGTCGGCAAAGAACTGTTCACCCGTTGCGGGCCGGAGATTGTCAGTGTGTTGGCAGGCAAGGGCTTTGAGGTGTTTCTCGACCTGAAATTCCACGATATTCCCAACACCACAGCCATGGCAGTCAAGGCCGCCGCCGAGATGGGCGTGTGGATGGTCAATGTGCACTGCTCTGGCGGCCTGCGCATGATGGCGGCCTGCCGCGAAACCCTGGATAAACTCGCCGGTGCCAAGCCGCTGCTGATCGGCGTGACCGTGCTAACCAGCATGGAGCGTGAAGACCTCGCCGGGGTTGGCCTGGATATCGAGCCGCAGGCGCAGGTGCTGCGTCTCGCTGGGCTGGCCGCACAAGCCGGGTTAGATGGCCTGGTGTGTTCAGCCCAGGAGGCGCAGGCGTTGAAAGTCGCGCATCCAGCATTGCAACTGGTGACCCCGGGCATTCGTCCGGCCGGCAGCGCTCAGGATGATCAGCGCCGTATTCTCACGCCGCGACAGGCACTGGATGTGGGTTCTGACTATCTGGTTATCGGTCGTCCGATCAGCCAGGCCGCTGATCCGGCGCAGGCCTTGGCTGCGGTGGTCGCTGACTTGGCTTGA
- a CDS encoding DUF1127 domain-containing protein has protein sequence MKGQKGYALVSNGRLHGRWPFEVLGAVGRQLYRWWQLHEQRQRLAALDGDALKDLGLSRADAMQESQRPFWDDPLGR, from the coding sequence ATGAAAGGTCAAAAAGGTTATGCGTTAGTCAGTAACGGGCGTCTGCACGGTCGTTGGCCGTTTGAAGTATTAGGCGCTGTCGGTCGCCAGCTTTACCGCTGGTGGCAGTTGCATGAACAGCGCCAGCGCTTGGCTGCACTTGATGGTGACGCGTTGAAGGATCTCGGCTTGAGTCGTGCCGACGCGATGCAGGAAAGCCAGCGGCCATTTTGGGATGATCCGCTAGGGCGCTAA